The Lolium perenne isolate Kyuss_39 chromosome 6, Kyuss_2.0, whole genome shotgun sequence genome segment TATGGTAATATAGTGACCTTCTTTAAATACACATCATCATGGTAAATCCGAGGTCTTACGCAGACTCCACCTTTTGATCTGTCCATAGACTTTAGTAGCTTCATGTGATGCATAATTTTGATACATATCATCATGGCAAATCCGAATGAAGTTGCACCTGAGTTTTTTTTTTATGTTGTACATTGCTGGCCAGTGGCTTTAGTTTCCACATTGTCCCCACAAGTTTATTACCAGTTAGTTTGCTACCTTCATGTATCATGTACTACATCTCATCCATGGTCTAGCCCTGGAAAACCCGCTGATTCATGTCTTTACGTGCATTTTAGAAGGTGTACATGAATGTGCATTTAATTTAATGCCGCTGCAACACAACTTCATACATTACCTCAAGAGCTTCATCGAGTAAGTTATAAGTGACTATGCTGGAAGTGAACGGATCCCAATACTATTGATTTATTTTGTGCCCTTATTTACCGGGTGCTAGCCATAATGATGACAAGGTCCTTGTTCTTGCTGCtacaaacactccatatgctctcAATCAGATATAGAACATCTATCAATTATTCACCTGCCCGATCTTAAAGCCAGGCAACCCATGTTCAAGGTAATGAACTGCCAAAAGACAAATTGCAGTTAACTTTTGCCCCACCTGGACATTGCTATGAACTTCAGCTACCCTTGATATCTCTGCTAAGTTACATAACATGCTAATAAGTTCTGATTTCACAAAGAGTTGGAGCAAGCACTTGGAATGTTCTTAGTCCCTCTACATTTATTTGTTGTTGTTCTAATTTCACAAAGGGTTGATTAAGTTACATAACATGCTAAGTTTTATACCACATACATATGAATGTTGTCTCACCAGAGTTTCAACAAGTTTTCATATATCTTAACGTGCTAATAAGTTACATGGAAAtcgtttgaacaatgtaactgtaGGCATGCACCAGGATTTCGATGAAATTACCTTGATGTTGTACGAAATTCATGATATACAGTAGGGTTTTACATTGGTAGGTAATCCTTGAAACAATATAACCTTCAGTACACCCAAAGTTGTATGTAATCGAATTACATAACCTCTGTCATAAAAGAAAGCACTCTATTTGCGAGTCTGCATTTTTGGACCAAATACCACAGTAGACAGTTAATCACTTATGTTAATATCTTAATATTCAGTATGTTTGGGAAGCAATCTATTTGGGAAGACCCTCATCTACAAGATTCTTACTATATGCTTGCTGCTGAAAACATAAAAGAAAGGATTCTATTTTGAGCAAAAACAACACTTGAGAATTAATCACGTATGTTAATATTCAGTTTGTTTCGGAAGCAACCTATTTAGGAAGACCCTCATGTACAAGATCTTACTTATATGCTTGCTGCTGATAACATAAAAGTAAGCATTCTATTTGCGAGTCTGCACTCTCagaccaaaaaccaaagtttacAATTAATCACTTATGTTCATATTCAGTCTGTATGGGAATCAATCTCTTTGGGAAGACCCTAATCCACAAGATCTTACTATATGCTTGCTGCTGAAACAATGACAATGATATACATACCTTAACGGTAGGGTTGCAGACTTGCGGTGCGGCGTCCTGCTTAGTCCCGCAAAAACAGAATTAAGCCAGCATCTAGTGTTAGTTTTGGCCGAGGAAATACACAGTGGCTGGGTACGACAGAAGAAAATCAGTCCTGCATCGGATCCCGCGTTGCAACCCTACTTAGCGGGGACAACTTGTTGGTGCCCCGTCTGTGAAGAATCTTGATCAACTGTTTGAGTGGGGGATTTGAGTTGGGAAGGTGGTCACTGAGGAATATGGTGCGAGAGAGGCCGTCCTGAGATGAAACATAGTTTACTCTTGGCGGGTTTAGGACGGGTAGGAAGGTATATTTTTTTTTGCGATAAAGGACTGATGATATTAAGCCAAAGTTCTTACAGAAAGGTCCCTAACAAACTGAAAAATTACAGATAAGGCCAACAGGACCCCGACTGcatcgacgacgacgaggacgtaTGACGGCGCGCCGCCGCTGCTTCTCCTCACTGACCCTGGAACGGGAGAAGACCCTCTTGCGGCCGGGAAGTCGACAAACTCAGCTCCGAGGAACCTCCGCCCAGCACCGCCGACATCGTCGCTTTGCTCAACATCACCAAGACCTTCAAGCTCTTCAGACGTCCGGCTCCACCGCACCATGGACACCGGCGAGGGAACGCCATGCAGCACAGCTCCAAGGACCTGCACACATGGCCAAAGTAGTCGATCTGCAGAGAGGCTCCACCGAGCCGCACTGCCGGAGAGGCCGACCGCCACCACAAAACTCCGCCCCGACCGCGCCGCCCACTCCTCGACGCCGCCGGCAGGAGACCTACCAAACCCTACTCTATACACACTGCAAGACGGGATCCCcaacctcccgccgccggagcggccgacGGAGGCGGGGATCCGGCGAATCGACGGTGGCTTAGTGGATTGGCCGGCGGGATCCAGAAAATCGCCCCTGCTACAGTGACGGTAGGGGGAAAGCGTCCAGGCTCGCTTTTTTTTCTGTGCAGGGAAACCTTATGGTAggaaggtatatatatatatatatatactgtgGAAAGAGGCTGGGCGTAAATCATGGTGTAACTAATGGTAGGCTGAAAAGGGGGACATGAACTACTGTGATTGATCGTTATTTGACTGCTGCTAATACCAAAATTAATGTTAGGGCGTAGTAGAAGGGGATTTCAATTGACTGGTGATTGAATTTGGTAGGTTGATACTCTTTCAATTAAAAAATTTCGTAGTTCAACAGGTAGCTCAATAATAATTTTTGTTGTAAACAAATaatactattttttttttttgctttaccCGTCAATATCAAGGAAACTTTATTTTTACATGCTGCTCCTGTTTTATCTTTCAGGAACATGATCCCATGATTGAGCGCATCATCACTCAGGTCTCAGGAGAAGATTGTGCTGACTGCTGACAACAACAGAACTTATGAAGGTCAACTCGAGAGTGCTACGGGGCAGGCTGGGACGCACAAAAATTGGGAGGATATGCTATTAGGATGGTGTCTTATGTGCTGCCGAAATTAATTTTCGCTGGAAAGTAATGGTCATCGATTGATTGATGCCGAAAGAAAATGTCGTCAATTGTGGCGATAACTGAAAGTTAACTGAATTTTTTTAGCGGACCTGAGCGTTAACTGAAGGTTGTTTGTTCGTTGTTGGGAGAGCGGAAAGCGCCTGGGATTAGTTGGGCTTGGCCTACTTAGGCCCGGTCGGGGCGATCTGAAGAGCGGAAGAAGTTTGACGAAGCGAACGTCGGACCGTCTGACGACGGAACGCTctcctcctttttaagtagtagagataactGAAAATTAACTGAATTTTTTTAGCGGACCTGAGCGTTAACTGAAGGTTGTTTGTTCGTTGTTGGGAGAGCGGAAAGCGCCTGGGATTAGTTGGGCTTGGCCTACTTAGGCCCGGTCGGGGCGATCGGAAGAGTGGAAGAAGTTTGACGAAGCGAACTTCGGACCGTCTGACGACGGAACGCTctcctcctttttaagtagtagagataactGAAAGTTAACTGAATTTTTTTAGCGGACCTGAGCGTTAACTGAAGGTTGTTTGTTCATTGTTGGGAGAGCGGAAAGCGCCTGGGATTAGTTGGGCTTGGCCTACTTAGGCCCGGTCGGGGCGATCGGAAGAGCGGAAGAAGTTTGACGAAGCGAACGTCGGACCGTCTGACGACGGAACGCTctcctcctttttaagtagtagagatatagACATAGGAGGGTACCTTAGAAAACTCTCCACTTCTTATGACTACGACAATATAATGCTCTACTTTGTCTACCACTTTAAACAACATTTGTGGTTTCTAGCTTTGCTATTTCTTTTGAGCACCAACAAGTGCAAGGGCTATGTGCACTGCGGTGCAGGTTTGCCAAACCATTATTTTGTACATATACAATTTCTAATAAATAAAAAGTATCAAACTTTGGAGAGAGATTTATGTTCTTTCATGTGCCGATTGCAAGACTGAGAGATTTCTTATTTGAATGGAAgggtccttttttttttttttttgaaaggggaATACTTGTATTCATCTGGAAGGGTCCTTTGGATGACAGACAGAGTGCGGTGATATAAGCATGACATGGTATGGTTATGTTTGACAATCAAATAAGGCGATTTGTAACATATTTCTTCTCATATAAATTTCAAGCTCTTAACATGTATGAGTGATCTGGCTAGATGATGCTCGCTggtttattttttaaaatttgagGGTAATTCATCGTACTACACGAGGAAGAATATATATAATTTAATTACTATTGTTTGCTATTTGTGTACCACACTATTATCGTGCTTCTGGTTGATGTCAGCTATCAATGCAAAGTTCGTATACGCCATGTAAACCCATTCCACTATGTGAGATTTATCTTTGTGATGGATTACACTATTTTATTGCTATTTGTATTAAATAAATAAGGAAAATATTTTAAAAAGTTTTCGAGACAGTATATTATAACTTCACAATATAGAAAGTGTGACTTATTTAGTATGTATATTTACATTAAATAAGACGTGCGTGGCACGTGCAAGCTTACTAGTAGAAGCAAACTAGATGGACCCTGCGCGTGCTGCTGCGCCCGTCTATGTTGCTTCCGTTTTCTTCTTCTTTTACATACAAAGTGAGCTGAACCTCCTAGACATTTTTTAGGCATGATTAGGGAAAGGAATAGTCGATCATGGGAGACGAACGCAGCACAGTCCCATTTTCTGATCATCAACCACATATGGTAAGCGCCAAGAAAAAGATATGTATGAGTACCTTTACAACTTCTCCAATTTAAAAAATATTGTTACATGAAAAAAACTAATACTTATATATTATTTACCAATAACCCTCCATTATCTGAAAGATAAAGAATAGCCAAAGATAAACCAACATACAAAGCAAAATTACATCCGCTCAAATTGATGTCAAGCGTTGTGACGTCCTGAACTCCAGAGCTCAATTGGCAGGCTTTGAGTTTCTAGTGCAATGTGCTATGTTGGACTATTTGTAAGAACTTTGTAGAAAATGACAATAGCCTATTACAAAGAAGGTATAAGAATTTAGAACTCAAAAAAATATGAACACAGTAGCACTTACTTCAATTTTGTGTGCAGTTAGTCTAGTATGGAAAATCTTGCAGCATTTCTATTATGGCATTGACACTGCGATATTTTAGGCAGACAAGACTAAGAAAACATTTTCAAATTTATACAGATAAACAGACATTTAGGAAAGAAAAATACACATAGTCAATCTTTTTTTGGAGAACACTTCAATAAATCTAGAGTAGATCATATAAAATTCACCATTCAGATTTTTAAAAATCCGCATCTCCAAAACCTTTTCAATTTTATACAGACAAACAGACATTTAGGAAAGAAAAATACACATAACCAATCATTTTGTTGGGGAACACTTCAATAAATCTAGATCATATAAAATTCACCAGTCAGATTTTTAAAAATCTGCATCTTCAAAATTGTGATACTTTAGGCGTTTCATAAGCTCTCGGTTTCAGTGCCTCATAACAGTGTTGATGAACCATATCACCGGGGAAGGGAAGCATGGATGAGCGTCTCGAGCATCGATTCACATACTTCTATTACCATACATCAAATGTCGTAATACCGAATATTTAAGGCCTTGACACAATAACTTGTAACTTTCTTATGCATGTTCAATGTAGAAGTTATTGTAGCAAAAATAGACATCTATTGCGTATGTTTCACTATATAATGCAGTCTTTGTTAGGCATGCAAATGCACCACGTTAACAAATAAGGTAAGTCTCTGCGGTGAACCATTACCTCAAAAGTATGCTTCAAGAACCCATGTTCACTTCAATTGCTGCAAAGGTGACATCAATTCTCAGTATTCTACAAAACAATGCGGCAGTGTGAAACCGTGAATGTTAGACTATTGATTTCAACCAGAGACCGGAAAGAATGATTAAATACTTGGAATAAGTAACTACAACTAATAACATACCAGGTAATAGGTACCAGGTAATAGGTACCGCTATTTTTTATTGTTATATGCTCCCATATGGTATTTAACTTTAGATGTAACCCATAGAGCCTTCTCAGTGATTTTGTTACCGCGGCCGTCGGATCGTCTCCCTCCATTGAATCTTGGCCGGTGACTTCTTTAACTGTCTGGAACAGTGTTTCTTCCATCGCTACGCGCACACGCCTCTTCTGGCTGTCACTGGACCCAGATTTTTTCAGGCATACTTGCAGCGTCGATTATTTTTTGGGGGGCCGGCTGGCTGCGTCGGAGCATGGTTGCCCGAGACAAAGCCAAGATCCCCAAATTCATATATTCGAATATTTATAACCAAGTATCCGTCAAGAACATATGTTTCGAACAAAACTATCAGCATGAGCCAGGCTGACATCTGAAGATATATCTAACTGAAGTGTCCTTTCAGTGAATACAGAAATTGTATGCCTAATAGAATACCACTGTGAAGGATGAAcacttttattttttctaaacgtGAGGCCAAGTCCAATATCGGTCCGCTTCCAACTAACTGTCATACGGGACTACATCCTCTTGCTCTACGCATTCTCCTTTGCAGCTGATAATCTTGTTCAAGGGCTATGTAGAAACAAGATTTAATAGGAGCTTAGATAGCCAGTATACCAGTACCACGCAGAGAAAAATGTCATGGTCTATCTAATCCAATTGCATAGAAATGAACATTTGTAATGTAATACTTATTCTGTCTAACTCTAACTGTCTCCTGGGTAAGTGTCAACAAGTCACACAACTATGTAcaacatatatgaacaagccgaCTTGCTAATTGTTCTCGGCTATCTAATCTAGTTGCATAGAAATGAACATGAGACATCACGATCGACTAAGAGTTTTATGTGAGAATGTGAGGGACAATATATACCAACAGGCAACTTAAGTGCAAATTCAAGAAACAAGAGTATCACGTTTGAGTTTTGTAATACTACCCAGGAATTCGAAAATTTATATTGCTGTTGAGGTCCCATATCCTGAATGATCATAGCTGCACAACCAAACCAAATAAACAGCTTTAATAAATTCAGCAAAGGAAAATGCTGAGATAAAATTTTCAAGATAACTGTCTAGTTTTCCAATATTTATTAATGTAAAGAAAAATAGGAGTATTTTGTGCATTTTTAGTATTAGTTGGACTTACCGGACTTAAAGTGAACATAATAATATATATTTATATAACTTACATATTGCCTGCTTACAAACACAACAAATTCGAATCATGCAAGATACACATCATTCTGAATAATTTGATGAATAAGGGAGTAATAATAGTAGAAAAGTTCCAAGCATGAGAAGCTTTCACATATTATGATCCATGAGCCTCCCATTGTGAAACAAAAGCTACATGTCCTAGAAAGCTGAATTCTGAAAAATCCTATCATGGCACTTTAGAAGAAAATACAACAGCTACACATACATCTTATCCATGTGTGATTTAACCAGACTGTTACTGAGCTCATGAGACATGAGAGAAATGCACACATGCATCGCAGGGGTACCAGAAATTCATCTATGCAAACCAGGAGACATTTCACCGACATGTACTGATGGATTATATCTTCATGGCATTCACCAACAAGCCAAAGCTGAATGGTTAATCAGCATGTACGTCTGCTGACAGTATGAAAATAAAACTGATTTTCCTAATCAAGAACAGTGGGAAACTATGATTAAGAAAAGCTTTGGCTAGGGTCCATATCAACTACTATGACATATACTGCCTCCAGATCAATGTTTGTTGACCAACATTGCATGTCCTCTTTGCAGAGAGATTCCTCACCTTTTTCGCTCTACCCGTAGGAATCCAAAATACATTACTTGATCTAGCTATAGGCTGTAGCAATCCAAATACATTGTTTACTTTCGGTTGATGAAACTATACATGATACATCCAACACAAATAGTTGTAAGGATCTAATAGTGTATTATCCGACAGAATCACCAAAGAGTTGAAGAAGCTCAGGCATGTTATACACAATTTGATCCCACTGATGCCAACGAAAACACCGAGAAGCTACATACAAAATGGTTCTAGCTACATCAAAATCGCACCTCCCTCGCCGCAACCAAGTACTTGGAATCCCACCGCTGTACAAAAATCCACATGCCCGACACTCGAAATGCTTAGATCACCACCAAACACACAACGATCTTGTAGTCCCCACCACATTTACACACAAAAAACACCAACTCATCAATAACAGGCCACCGACAATCCTACCGCCAGCCAAACTTGCTATCATAAACCTACGTTCATATAAAACCTCGTGAAGGAATCACCACTCAAAGTTAAGCAATATTTTGAAGACCTCATGAAGAGGTGCAATTGAAAAAATGTGTCAAAATTTGTAAGTACTAAGTAGCAGTGGCTTGTGACTCTTCACATATGTGCATATGCAGTGATAAGTTCACACGTGCAAGCAAAACATAGCAGTGGCTAGCGACAATAATATCAAAGACATAAGGGGAAATAGACAATGATAGTTCCCCTACCCGGGCGCCATGTCCTCCCCATTGTCCATGCCACCAATGTTCCACTTTCAGAATAAATTCTCCTTGTTTCATTTTGCTAGATAAGGCAAAGCGCATCTTAAATCATTTTTGTAACCAAATTTGGTTCCTGTACACATTGTGCAACTGTCTCTACTTTTCGTCATAAGTCTGGCGATCAACGTTGCCAAATAACATTCCTGATTTCCTTACAATGTAGTAGCATCAGGGGAAAAAGATATGCTAACCACTTACCTACAAACAGAAACACTGAAATACAGGTTTCTGAACTAAATGATCCATAGTTTTCAGCTTCACATCATCCTGCTTATCTCGAACAAAGTCTCAATAGgattttaaatcattctcacaattaGACAGGCTAGATTAATAGATGCATTTGCATGTCTCTCTCTATATGCTCAGTTTTTTTTAAAAATATATTCTCATGACATATGGCTTGAATAATGTCACCATAAATTTGTACAAATAATGTTTGTAAAGGTCCTGGTTTTATTTTCTCCCCAGGGTATATATTTCTAGATTTGTGTTGGTCTTATTTACCAGGGAATGGATGAAAACATCCTATCACCAAATTGCATGCCAGAGATTTTATTTCCATATCAAGAATGATGATTCAATCGGAAGCGAGTAACAACAAGTATTCTTGGGCGGCAACATGGCTTTCTTCAGGATGGGTTATGGTAATTGTGTGCCGTGCGGAGGCCGCCTCCACTGTAGCATCGTTGAGTCTATTGTGCAACACGGAAAACACCTGGTGAGCACAAGGCATGTCACTGACAACGAATACTTAGTGAGTTTACGAAAATAAGGATGAATAAGCTAACCACTATGTAACCTATTTGTTGAGCAAGACAGTAGGCCTTCTGTTCAAGTTGCAATTACATCATTACATGGTAACGGTATACAATGTACTATTTAAGTGCTAAAGCACAGGGTAACAGACATTCTTGTCAAACATGGCACATGGTTCATTAGTAGTTTATCTGCTGTTAAAATATTGGAACTATTATGCTTTAATAAAACGGCGATGTTTTCTGCATCTTGTCATTATTTTTAGATGTACTGATGTGTCTGCTTTAGCCTTACTTGGATCAGTTTGAGAGAAACTTTGGTAGTAATGTTTGATCACCACCTACCCTAAGCCTGCCTGATCTGCATAACCAGGCTACATGAACGGAAATTTTCCATCTTCACTTTTGGATAAACCAAAATGACAAAAGGAAGTCCATTTAGTCTAATATGTTATCTTGAACAAAAGGGGACTGCATCTACTGTTCAAAGTTCACTGATTTCAGCTAAACTGAAACACCGTCGTTGCAGTTCATAAAAAGGAAAGAACCGGCATAGTGAAAGGATAGAGAGAGAGGGGGGCATCTGCACGCAGAGAGCCTAGGCCGTTGGTATTCGACGTTGACAAATCAAGATGCAAAACAAGAACATGAATACCATGAGTAATTTGCAGATTGGTTGCTCCTATTCACTTAAGATCTTGAGAGAATTCCTTATTTAGCCTTGGCTGAAGTTTGCCTTCCTTTTTTGGCCATGGCAAAAAAATTTCTTCCTTTTTTGACACACGAAGTTTAGATGGTTTCTTATTTGGCCCTGCCGTCAATTCTGTTAGCTCCTCCCGTCAAACAAATTTTTGCTGGACTTTTATACCCCTAAATAAATTAGAAAAGATAAAAAAgtaaggaaaaagaaaaaaaatcctgGACCAAACCCGAGCGCCCCCGACCCAACGGGATCGACCCAAACGCCTCCAATCTCCTCTCCCACGCCAGCCACTCCTCCACCGCTGCGCCGCCCACTCCCTAaccccgccgccgctgccggtcCGGCCCAGCGGCCGGACCATTCCGTTCTCCTCCCCCACGCCGTTCACTCCCCATCTCTGCGTAGCCCCATTCCGACCCCGACCCCCTGACCGGGCGGCGACTAACCCTAGAAGCGGGGGCAGCCAGCTCGTCTTGCGGCGGCGGCAGGGGCTTAGCCATGGgagctggaggcggcggcggtgcgGCTCTGCAGGCGGAGGCAGAGGGAGCGGCAGATAGAGACCCGGGCACGGCGGCGGAAGGTGCGGCCGCGGAGGAACAAGGTGCGGCGGCGGAGCATCTGTCTACGAGCTCTGTGGCGGTCGGGGCTTCGGCTTTGGGCGCGGATGTTAGCTCGACGTCTGCAGGGTTCAGCCACCGCGCGGGTACATGCTCTGGTTGTGCGGCATCCTCGGCACTTTCCATCGAGACTCTTCTATGCCCAACGAACAAATAAATGTGGTTGGGGCGAAGCAGAAAAAGAAAGAGCATGCATCATGTATGTACCATGCGAATCTTTGAGGAGGTTCTGTCAaatttttgaatttttgaaaatcTAATTAAATTTTTGAAAATCTGATCAAATATTGCAGCAGGGGCAAAAGTGTCATCTTATACATCTAGTTAACACCGTTAGTGCTTAAATTGCACTAGAGGGCCAAATAAGGAACCATAAAAACTTTGTGTGTCAAGAAAGGTGGAAGAATTTTTTTGCCAGGATCAAGAAAGTCAAACTTCAGCCAGGAccaaataaggaattctctctAAGATCTTAGTGCTTTTACCTCTGATTGGCGGAGCGGTGAGGGTCAGGAAATCTACCAAACAACCTAGAAACACAGAGAAAATCCCTGACAAGGTCTACTGCTCACCTTGGAGCGACAGATCGGCGTCTCGCCAGAAGGGGTAGGCGGCGGCGCATTCGAAGATGGAAGCGGCGGCGCGTCGAAGGAAGGAGGGCGATGGTGGTCGTCGGATTTGACAAGGTCGAGCTGCTCACCTAGAGGAGCTAGCAGATCGGCGTCTCACCAGAAGAGGTAGGGGCGGCGGCGCATTGATGGATGGAAGCAGCGGCAGAGTCAAAAAAAGGTGGGTGACGGTGCTCGTCGGATGAAGGACGCGATAGCAGCGATGGTGCAGAAAGAAGCTTCGTCCCCGGCCGGTCGGAGGCATCAAATTTGCCGGGTGAGGTGGAGAAGAAGGGCGGTGGAAACGCAGCTAGCAGTTTTCAACAGAAGCCCCAATAAAAACAACTCAAAACCGACCTCGCTACATCTTTCCTCGCTTACACGTCAGGCACAGCGACAGCACACATTAAAACATGAGGAAATACGGTCAATGCCTGTGGGGCCCGCGAAACGGATGTGCAGATCATCCAGGAGCACTCCCAACCTTGGGAGCTTAGTGctctttattaatttaaaattaGGTGTCCTCTTCTGTTTAGAAACGTGCTCTGGCGCCTGCGTACAATGTACTACCAGCAACCAATTCACAGTGCAGCCCCAGCAAACGCCTTGCAGTGTGCATGCCTGTCCGTCTTCCAAAACCAGATCCAATCGACCGGCGAAGCTTCTATGCATGAAGGAAGCGGAGCTAGCCCACTCTCACCCTCTCTGCAGGCTGTCGCCGCCAGAGGGACCACACGCCGTCCTGGCCACCGCTCACGTGTCACCCCTGGCCGCTAAGCTCCACACCACCCGCGCTGCCTGCGCTTAACCCAAGCTCTCCATACAAATCGCGTTAACACTCGCTTGGGAGTAGCTTAGGTCGATCCGTAGCCACACAAACCACCACCAGCACTAGGAGCAGCCCATGGATGAcgacttcaccttccccaccgtcGCCGCGCCGGCGCCGGCAACGGCAacggcaccggcaccggcaccggagGAGCAGCATAACCTCGAGGAGGTCCCGTTACCTCAGCGCTTTGTCGGCCCGATCACCTCCCCTCTCTGGCCATTCTCCTCCTCACCAGAGACAAAGAATACCCCGGAGGTGGACGAGGCGGACGCGCCGTCGACGTCGACGAGAACCGGAGGGCACGCGCAAGCGGTCCGGCAGCACAACGACGAGGACCGGATGGACCTGCTGTGGGAGGACCTCAACGACGACCTGAAGctcccgcagcgccgccgcccggACTCGTCTGACACGGAGTCCGAGGAGACGTCGGCCGGGTGCGCGCCCACCACCATGCTGAGGGCGTCCTCGCGCGCCGGCGGGGCGGGGCAGTTCTGCGGCGGCAGCAGCCGCTCTGGCCGTGGCGGCAGGACGACGGGGTGGGCGCTGCTGCTGAGGCTCTTCCAGAGGCTCTTCGCCGTCGACAAGAGGCCGCCGTCCCGGTCCCCGCGCCACCTCCACCACGGTATCTACGCGCCATGACGCGCGCAGGAGCATACGCTCGACCTGTTCTTCTGCTTAAATCCTTCTGTAGATTAACAAATTGCATGGCAATTGTTTGTAGAACATGCCATTCTCCTCGGTGGTAAATATTACGGGCAGGAAAGGATTATCCTCTGTTTTCCTTTTTTGTGCTGCATTCCGTCAAAGTGCATTTCTGATTTATTTGTGCTTGCCCACGTTCATGGATGAATTGTCCATGTATATGCTTAATCATAGTAAACTGATAATGCTTGACAAAAGGACAGAAAAAACATGGTAGATTGCACAGAGTCGCGTAGGTAAAAGTGTACAGTGGGCGCGTTTTGTCCTAGGTGGTAGCTCAGCCATATGTGGAGAAGCAAAAGGGAGCGAGAGAAAAGATCAGGCACAGAAGGGTAGCGGAGAGAGGACCTACGAGAGAGGCTGACACAGGCTGATTGCAACACCGGAGCTGGGCTGGACGCTAATTCTACGGCTGCTTCACCAACCAGGCATTGCAGCAATCAACTCGGCAGGAGTACCAGGTGGGAGTAACAGGTCAACAACAACCTTGTAAACCAACAACGTTTTGCAACAAAATATCTTTTGGGGGCTGACGAAAGCACATATATCAAGTCATAAATTGGAGATTGCCAGATTGGTTATTTTAGTCAACTCCTttcattcttttttttttcaaacAACACGAGAGACTTGTCATTTTTATTAATTTAGAAAAGAA includes the following:
- the LOC127334502 gene encoding uncharacterized protein, giving the protein MDDDFTFPTVAAPAPATATAPAPAPEEQHNLEEVPLPQRFVGPITSPLWPFSSSPETKNTPEVDEADAPSTSTRTGGHAQAVRQHNDEDRMDLLWEDLNDDLKLPQRRRPDSSDTESEETSAGCAPTTMLRASSRAGGAGQFCGGSSRSGRGGRTTGWALLLRLFQRLFAVDKRPPSRSPRHLHHGIYAP